The following proteins come from a genomic window of Lycium ferocissimum isolate CSIRO_LF1 chromosome 4, AGI_CSIRO_Lferr_CH_V1, whole genome shotgun sequence:
- the LOC132054088 gene encoding calcium-binding protein PBP1-like, whose translation MDNIKIFREKRALILILRNVKRNERGIKFQYSSKDRHQLYSYGFSLYPLPRNTSTPSKSIYILILNTPFLSNTVIFFIHLSKISSFSLSPMDSTTSRKSNFNDFLPLMAEKLGGDGLIGELCKGFQLLMDKDKRVITFESLKKNSALLGLQDLNDDDVKSMLKEGDFDGDGALNQMEFCVLMFRLSPELMEQSHFLLEEALDSDFSF comes from the exons ATGGACAACATAAAAATCTTCAGAGAAAAGAGGGCATTAATCCTCATCTTGCGGAATGTAAAGAGGAACGAACGGGGAATTAAATTCCAGTATAGCAGCAAAGATAGGCATCAG TTGTATTCCTATGGCTTTTCCCTATATCCCCTTCCTAGAAACACCTCTACACCTTCCAAATCTATCTATATATTAATTCTCAACACACCCTTTTTGTCAAACACAGTCATATTCTTCATTCATCTCTCAAAAATCAGTTCTTTTTCCTTATCTCCAATGGATTCTAcaacttcaagaaaatccaaTTTCAATGATTTCTTGCCTCTAATGGCTGAAAAGCTTGGTGGGGATGGTTTGATTGGTGAGTTATGTAAAGGGTTTCAGTTATTAATGGATAAGGATAAAAGGGTCATTACATTTGAGTCTCTCAAGAAGAATTCTGCTTTGTTAGGACTTCAAGATttgaatgatgatgatgttaagaGTATGCTTAAAGAAGGTGATTTTGATGGTGATGGAGCTCTTAATCAGATGGAATTTTGTGTGTTGATGTTTAGATTGAGTCCTGAGTTAATGGAACAATCTCACTTTTTGTTAGAAGAAGCTCTTGATTCTGACTTTTCATTCTAA